The Sphingomonas alpina genome has a segment encoding these proteins:
- a CDS encoding sensor histidine kinase gives MGFDRRFTLGLAAWIAALFAALLALLLALQTPDLAVARIVAALIVAAIGWGLWRYVERTNVMVARFVETLHFGDVTARFNTRGGAGFDTLGAALDDAMRGLHAQRDEGMRELRFLEALVDDVPVALLTVDDEHGVRLVNKAARRLFGHGLGTRPEDYAGYGATFAARLARTGEAGQEVLILRLPAGPQRAIVRTGALDRLGLQVRAITVEPVQGALDAVEMAAQTDLVRVLTHEILNSLTPVTSLAGTAAAVLDIDPPDIESARTAMTTLLRRAEGLRHFIDSYRAVAKPPEVNARVFAAAPFAHELGRLFAADWPAVTLTIEVALDMTLQADPDLLAQVLINLLRNAAQATSEAGRVGQVRLSIERRIGGGTLIEVADNGPGVPEAVRKDVFLPFFTTRAAGTGVGLNLVRQIVIAHGGSIDLIDSDEGAVFRILL, from the coding sequence ATGGGCTTTGATCGCCGCTTCACGCTCGGTCTGGCGGCCTGGATCGCGGCGCTGTTCGCTGCCCTGCTCGCGCTGCTTCTCGCGCTGCAGACACCAGACCTGGCGGTCGCGCGGATTGTCGCCGCGCTGATCGTCGCTGCGATCGGCTGGGGCCTGTGGCGCTATGTCGAGCGTACCAATGTGATGGTCGCGCGCTTCGTCGAGACGTTGCATTTCGGCGATGTCACCGCACGCTTCAATACGCGTGGCGGCGCTGGCTTCGATACGCTTGGCGCAGCGCTCGACGATGCGATGCGCGGGCTGCATGCGCAGCGCGACGAAGGCATGCGCGAGCTTCGCTTCCTCGAGGCGCTGGTCGACGATGTGCCGGTCGCGCTGCTGACGGTCGATGACGAGCACGGCGTGCGTCTGGTCAACAAGGCCGCGCGCCGCCTGTTCGGCCATGGCCTGGGCACGCGGCCGGAAGATTATGCCGGCTATGGCGCGACCTTCGCCGCACGTCTCGCCCGCACCGGCGAGGCCGGCCAGGAAGTGCTGATCCTGCGCCTGCCCGCCGGTCCGCAACGCGCGATCGTGCGCACCGGCGCGCTCGACCGGCTCGGCCTGCAGGTACGCGCAATTACCGTCGAACCGGTGCAGGGCGCGCTCGACGCCGTCGAGATGGCGGCGCAGACCGACCTGGTCCGCGTGCTGACGCATGAGATCCTCAATTCGCTCACCCCCGTCACTTCGCTCGCCGGGACGGCGGCGGCGGTGCTCGACATCGATCCGCCCGACATCGAGTCCGCGCGCACCGCGATGACCACCCTGTTGCGGAGGGCCGAAGGGCTGCGCCATTTCATCGACAGCTACCGCGCCGTCGCCAAGCCGCCCGAAGTCAATGCGCGCGTCTTTGCTGCCGCGCCGTTCGCACATGAGCTGGGCCGATTGTTCGCGGCGGACTGGCCGGCGGTGACGCTGACGATCGAGGTGGCACTCGACATGACGCTGCAGGCCGATCCCGACCTGCTGGCGCAGGTGCTGATCAACCTGCTGCGCAACGCCGCACAGGCGACAAGCGAGGCGGGCCGGGTCGGCCAGGTGCGGCTGTCGATCGAGAGACGGATCGGCGGCGGGACTTTGATCGAGGTTGCCGACAATGGACCCGGCGTGCCGGAGGCCGTGCGCAAGGACGTGTTCCTCCCCTTCTTCACCACGCGCGCGGCGGGAACCGGCGTGGGTCTCAACCTGGTGCGGCAGATCGTGATCGCGCATGGCGGATCGATCGACCTGATCGACAGCGACGAGGGGGCGGTGTTTCGGATCCTGCTGTGA